From Nitrosopumilus zosterae, the proteins below share one genomic window:
- a CDS encoding CBS domain-containing protein, whose product MKRQPKVLVNIPVHLASIIKQPISISPNTSILDARDIFLRYKIGRLVVELNQKPVGIITEKDLSRSVSVFNQKPVSKILIRDIMTKDLITLQPEASIYDCAKLMQKHGISSIIIKTSKGKLVGVVTKTDLVSTFLIQSTASLPISKIMTKKVITVSPNDSIFEVESVLLNNQIHRVIVTNNKIPVGIITYRDFIPAKTFDLHNEFTDPEERSEIFWNAHLNELNVNKLSYLLTFSAKDIMTKNPFFVSADDVVYTAAIIMIRHGISGLPVIRGKKMVGIITKTDIVNILASKGNPNF is encoded by the coding sequence ATGAAGAGGCAACCAAAAGTTCTTGTAAATATTCCTGTACACTTGGCATCTATCATTAAACAACCAATTTCAATTTCTCCTAATACTAGCATTCTTGATGCACGAGATATTTTCCTTCGATATAAAATTGGAAGGCTTGTGGTTGAATTAAATCAAAAACCCGTTGGAATCATTACTGAGAAAGACCTTTCAAGAAGTGTTTCTGTTTTCAATCAAAAACCAGTTTCAAAAATTCTAATTCGTGATATAATGACAAAAGATTTGATTACCCTACAACCTGAAGCGTCAATTTATGATTGCGCAAAACTTATGCAAAAACATGGAATAAGTTCAATTATAATTAAAACTTCTAAAGGTAAACTAGTTGGAGTGGTAACAAAAACTGATCTTGTATCTACATTTTTAATTCAAAGTACTGCATCACTACCAATATCAAAAATCATGACCAAAAAAGTAATCACCGTATCCCCTAATGATTCCATTTTTGAAGTTGAAAGCGTTCTGTTAAACAACCAAATTCATAGAGTAATAGTGACAAACAACAAAATTCCTGTAGGAATTATCACATATCGCGATTTTATACCTGCAAAGACTTTTGATTTACACAACGAGTTTACAGATCCTGAGGAAAGATCTGAAATATTCTGGAATGCCCATCTCAATGAACTTAACGTAAACAAACTTAGTTACTTGCTAACATTTTCTGCAAAAGACATTATGACCAAAAATCCTTTCTTTGTTTCTGCAGATGATGTGGTGTATACTGCAGCTATTATCATGATAAGACATGGAATTAGTGGTCTGCCAGTAATTCGTGGTAAAAAGATGGTTGGTATAATTACAAAAACCGATATTGTAAATATCCTAGCGTCAAAAGGAAACCCCAACTTTTAG